CGAGAAACGCCAGTAACGTCTCCAACCGATCGGCGACCCAGATGTCCGCGGCGGAGGCGGTCGCCGAACGGGAACCCAACGACTCCGTGACGCCGCTCGATCCGCTCTCGCTGATCGAACACGAGTTCGTCGTCGAAGACGGCTATCTCGGATCGACCATTCAGGGGATCGTCGCGAACACGGGCTCCGATCGGATCCAGATCGTCGAAGTCCGAACGCGCGTCTACGACGACGCCGGAAACGTGCTGGGCCGGTATCTCGCCAGTACCGGCGACCTCAACGGCGGATCGTCCTGGTCGTTCCAGGTCGTCGTCCTCGAGTCCCCGGCCGACGTCGCGGACTACGACATCA
The nucleotide sequence above comes from Halosolutus halophilus. Encoded proteins:
- a CDS encoding FxLYD domain-containing protein, with the translated sequence MTRSRRRLLASIGAGITAAAAGCTGSGGLGGEPTYEDGTVDARNASNVSNRSATQMSAAEAVAEREPNDSVTPLDPLSLIEHEFVVEDGYLGSTIQGIVANTGSDRIQIVEVRTRVYDDAGNVLGRYLASTGDLNGGSSWSFQVVVLESPADVADYDITVLGTPT